A genomic stretch from Mesoplodon densirostris isolate mMesDen1 chromosome 3, mMesDen1 primary haplotype, whole genome shotgun sequence includes:
- the MED7 gene encoding mediator of RNA polymerase II transcription subunit 7, with amino-acid sequence MGEPQQVSALPPPPMQYIKEYTDENIQEGLAPKPPPPIKDSYMMFGNQFQCDDLIIRPLESQGIERLHPMQFDHKKELRKLNMSILINFLDLLDILIRSPGSIKREEKLEDLKLLFVHVHHLINEYRPHQARETLRVMMEVQKRQRLETAERFQKHLERVIEMIQNCLASLPDDLPHSEAGLRIKTEPMDADDSNNCAGQDEQQRENSGHRRDQIIEKDAALCVLIDEMNERP; translated from the coding sequence ATGGGTGAGCCACAGCAAGTAAgcgccctcccaccccctccgaTGCAGTACATCAAGGAGTATACagatgaaaatattcaggaaGGCCTTGCTCCCAAGCCTCCACCTCCAATAAAGGACAGTTATATGATGTTCGGCAACCAGTTCCAGTGTGACGATCTTATCATCCGCCCTTTAGAAAGTCAGGGTATCGAACGGCTTCATCCTATGCAGTTTGATCACAAGAAAGAACTGAGAAAACTCAATATGTCTATCCTTATTAATTTCTTAGACCTCTTAGATATCTTGATAAGGAGCCCTGGGAGTATAAAACGAGAAGAGAAGCTAGAAGATCTTAAGCTGCTTTTTGTACATGTGCATCATCTCATAAATGAATACCGACCCCACCAAGCAAGAGAGACCTTGAGAGTCATGATGGAGGTGCAGAAACGTCAACGCCTTGAGACAGCTGAGAGATTTCAGAAGCATCTGGAACGAGTCATTGAGATGATTCAGAATTGCTTGGCTTCTTTGCCTGATGATTTGCCCCATTCGGAAGCAGGGCTGAGAATAAAAACTGAACCAATGGATGCTGATGATAGCAACAACTGTGCTGGACAGGAtgaacaacaaagagaaaattcaGGTCATAGGAGAGATCAGATTATAGAGAAAGATGCTGCTTTGTGTGTCCTAATTGACGAAATGAATGAAAGACCATGa